One genomic window of Panicum hallii strain FIL2 chromosome 6, PHallii_v3.1, whole genome shotgun sequence includes the following:
- the LOC112898117 gene encoding growth hormone-regulated TBC protein 1 — protein MFGTQTRDVADDFNPRRRRTLWNTPTASMPATTHTIRYNTGKKSLFNARLMSVKFEDLYGFMVEGNVDDVNVLNEVRERIREHGRVWWALEANKGANWYLQPKISSNEGVISVTSLKLSVLTNTITLRRLIRKGVPPVLRPKVWLSVSGAAKKRSTVPETYYDELIRATEGKTTPATRQIDHDLPRTFPCHPWLNSEEGQASLRQVLVGYSFRDSEVGYCQGLNYVAALLLLVMKTEEDAFWMLAVLLENVLVSDCYTDTLSGCHVEQRVFKDLLAKKCPRIAAHLEAMGFDVSLVATEWFLCLFSKSLPSETTLRVWDVLFNEGAKVLFHVALAIFKMREDDLLRIQHIGDVIDILQTTTHHLYDPDELLTFAFDKIGSMTTNTITKERKKQETVVMAELDQRIRRLSTLKMDG, from the exons ATGTTTGGGACCCAAACCAGGGATGTGGCAGATGATTTCAaccccaggaggaggaggacattATGGAACACTCCCACCGCATCGATGCCTGCCACCACCCACACTATCAGGTACAACACAGGCAAGAAGAGCCTATTCAACGCCCGCCTCATGTCTGTCAAGTTCGAGGACCTGTATGGGTTTATGGTGGAGGGCAATGTGGATGATGTCAATGTGCTAAACGAGGTGCGGGAGAGGATCAGGGAACATGGGAGGGTGTGGTGGGCTCTGGAGGCAAACAAGGGCGCAAATTGGTACCTCCAACCGAAGATATCCTCGAATGAGGGGGTGATTAGTGTCACATCGCTCAAGCTGTCGGTGCTCACAAATACAATTACATTGAGGAGGTTGATCAGGAAGGGTGTGCCGCCAGTGCTGAGGCCAAAGGTGTGGTTATCTGTGTCTGGAGCAGCCAAGAAGCGGTCAACAGTACCAGAGACATACTACGATGAACTGATTCGGGCCACGGAAGGGAAGACCACACCAGCAACAAGGCAAATCGACCAT GATCTTCCTCGTACTTTCCCTTGTCATCCATGGTTGAACAGTGAGGAAGGCCAGGCATCTCTTCGACAAGTACTTGTAGGGTACTCATTCCGTGATTCAGAAGTTGGATATTGCCAG GGCCTAAATTATGTAGCTGCACTCTTGTTGCTCGTTATGAAGACCGAGGAAGATGCATTTTGGATGCTTGCTGTACTCCTGGAGAATGTACTTGTCAGTGATTGCTATACTGACACTCTTTCTGGATGCCATGTTGAGCAGAGGGTGTTCAAAGATCTCCTGGCTAAGAAATGTCCAAG GATTGCTGCTCATCTTGAAGCAATGGGGTTTGATGTTTCACTTGTTGCTACAGAATGGTTCTTGTGTCTCTTTTCAAAGAGCCTGCCTTCAGAG ACAACCCTTCGGGTGTGGGATGTTTTATTCAATGAAggagcaaaggttttgttccATGTTGCTCTGGCAATTTTCAAG ATGAGAGAAGATGATCTACTACGCATCCAACATATAGGTGATGTGATTGATATTTTGCAAACAACCACTCATCATCTATATGACCCTGATGAACTCCTCACG TTTGCATTTGACAAGATTGGTTCAATGACTACAAACACAATCACAAAGGAGAGGAAAAAGCAGGAGACAGTTGTTATGGCTGAGCTTGATCAAAGAATAAGACGGCTGAGTACACTAAAGATGGATGGATAG